A DNA window from Candidatus Cloacimonadota bacterium contains the following coding sequences:
- a CDS encoding sigma-54-dependent Fis family transcriptional regulator, whose product MDKNFNILIIDDDKHLRDGCKQTLIRSKYIVKEAENGKKGLELLKKKVFDIVILDLKMPGMNGMEVLKKIRDNYPETVVVIITGYATIESAVEAMKIGASDFLPKPFTPEALRIIIKRMVEKRKLLLENIYLREQLNSYIGMDELIGNSEPMIKIKQLIKKVGPTDSTVLISGESGTGKELVARAIHQNSSRRDKPFVTVDCGSLVENLFESELFGHVKGSFTGAISSRHGKFELANTGTLFFDEIGNISTNIQAKLLRAIQESEITKVGGTQTIKIDVRIISATNINLVKAVGDGSFREDLFYRLAVIPFNLPSLRVRKDDIPILANYFLKKYNKKRNKKIKSISQATMKALIEYDWPGNIRELQNTIERSVVLAKTDIIEPTDIIHYSFGSSPNRSGSLALMEKEHILKILNECNWNKSKTAQLLKIDRKTLRLKIEKYKITTGE is encoded by the coding sequence ATGGATAAAAATTTCAATATCCTGATTATTGATGATGATAAGCATTTGCGGGATGGTTGTAAACAGACACTGATCCGCAGTAAATATATAGTTAAAGAAGCAGAAAATGGTAAAAAGGGTCTGGAACTGCTGAAAAAGAAAGTCTTTGATATTGTTATTCTCGATTTGAAAATGCCTGGTATGAACGGGATGGAAGTTCTAAAAAAAATTCGGGACAATTATCCGGAAACAGTAGTAGTAATTATTACAGGTTATGCTACCATCGAATCCGCAGTTGAAGCTATGAAAATCGGAGCAAGTGATTTCCTGCCCAAACCGTTTACTCCTGAAGCATTAAGAATTATTATAAAAAGAATGGTGGAAAAAAGAAAATTATTATTAGAGAATATTTACTTGCGGGAGCAGTTAAATTCGTACATTGGGATGGACGAACTGATTGGAAACAGCGAACCTATGATCAAGATCAAACAGTTGATAAAGAAAGTTGGTCCGACAGATAGCACTGTTCTGATCAGCGGAGAAAGTGGAACCGGGAAAGAATTGGTAGCGAGAGCAATCCATCAAAACAGTTCGAGAAGAGATAAACCTTTTGTTACTGTCGATTGCGGAAGTTTAGTGGAAAATTTGTTCGAGAGTGAGTTGTTCGGTCATGTGAAAGGTTCTTTTACCGGAGCGATCAGTTCCAGGCATGGAAAATTTGAACTGGCAAATACCGGCACTCTATTTTTTGATGAGATTGGTAATATCAGTACAAATATCCAGGCAAAGTTATTACGAGCAATCCAGGAAAGTGAGATTACTAAAGTCGGCGGAACACAGACTATAAAGATAGATGTCAGGATCATCTCGGCAACCAATATCAATCTCGTGAAAGCAGTTGGTGATGGTTCTTTCCGGGAAGACCTGTTTTATCGTCTGGCTGTAATTCCCTTCAATTTACCATCTCTGCGAGTACGCAAAGATGATATTCCGATTTTAGCGAATTATTTCCTTAAAAAATATAATAAGAAAAGAAACAAAAAAATAAAGTCCATTTCTCAAGCAACAATGAAAGCTCTTATCGAATATGATTGGCCCGGGAATATCAGGGAATTACAAAACACGATCGAAAGATCCGTCGTGTTGGCTAAAACCGACATCATCGAACCTACAGATATTATTCATTATTCCTTTGGCTCTTCTCCAAATCGATCAGGTTCTCTGGCTCTAATGGAAAAAGAACATATTCTGAAAATTCTGAATGAATGCAATTGGAATAAAAGTAAAACCGCTCAACTCTTAAAAATT